The Blautia pseudococcoides genome segment AGATATTTGTTTTCCACCGAAAGACATTCGCCGTGTAAAAAAATGCCCAGAGCCGGAATCGAACCAGCGACACGAGGATTTTCAGTCCTCTGCTCTACCAACTGAGCTATCTGGGCATAAATGGGAATACGATACTATTACACCGTTTCTCAAACAACACTGCAATATTATCATATTCCCTTTTATATTTCAATAGTTTTTTTCATTTTTTTACATTAATCTGGTAAAATAGCAAATTAATACGATCACACTATGGGGTTCCTGATGCATCCAATGCCTTCAATACCGCATTCCACCACATCCCCGGGATTCAGGAATCTTGGAGGTATCATACCCATTCCCACACCGGCAGGTGTTCCCATGGATATAATGGTGCCTGGCTTCAACGTCATCCCGGCGGACAGTTCCGCGATCACATGAGGGATATCAAAGATAAACATATCTGTACTGCTGTTCTGCCGCAGCACCTCATTGACTCTGCTTTTGATCGCCAGCTTAGGGGGCCTCGGAATATCATCCTCTGTGACAATAAACGGTCCCATGGGCGTAAATCCATCCAAACTCTTGCCAAAATACCACTGTTTATGCCGGGTCTGTACATTTCTGGCGCTTACATCATTTATGACGGTATAACCGAATACATAGTCAAATGCATCTTCCTTCTTTACATTCTTTGCCTCTTTGCCGATTATGACAGCCAGCTCCGCCTCATAATCCAGGCTGTCCACCAGTCCCGGATAAGAAGGAATGGTACCGCCGTCAGGTGTTGCCTCGTTCACCCGCTTTGAAAAATACACCGCGTAAGGACGGTCCTGGTTAAACTCTTCTTTTTTAAAACGGGTTGATTCCACCGCATGGTCCATGAAATTCATGCCCAGGCATATGATATCCTGCTTTGGGTGGGGAATGGGTGCACACCGGACAACATCTTCATAACACAAAAGCCTTTTATTCGGCTTTTCACAGGCATGCTCCAGAATCCCTCTCTGCTCCCTGGTCATATTTTCAATCAGATCATTCATATCCCTGAAGTGAAGCCCCAAATCTTCTATGGGAATAAAACGATGAAACGCAAAAGAACACATCATCCCCAGGCGCTCCTTATTGTCACCCTGAAGTTTATATGTAAGTAACTTCATGTTTTCTCCTCCTCATGCAAAACACCTGTTAAAGATTTCAGTACGTTACAACGCAAAATTACACTATAAATAATAGTATCACAATTTTCCGGTGTTTTCCACTAAAATCTCATAAAATTTTATGTTATTTGCATAAAAATTATTACTTATTCCGGCAATTCTTTCTTAGAGAATTTTGATGAAAGGATGACAGATGACACAGTATTGCCAAATTTGCCAAGTTCTCCCAGAAGTCCCTCAAACTGCCCCGTATCCGGCACAAACACCTTCATGGTGGCTCCGTAAACGCCAATGGTGTGATACAGTTCGAGGACATAAGGGGAATCCTGGCAGTATCTGGCCAATTTCTGCCAACTGCTGCTGGGTATCTCCATGTTGATAAACGCTGCCATGCCTTTCTGTATCTTCCCTCTCTTGATGATGGTCCTGTATCCTTCAATGATCCCCTCTTCCTCCAGGCGCCGCACTCTCTCCGTCACCGCCGGGGAAGTGAGCCCCACCAGAGTTCCCAGCTCCTTCATGGAGATTCTGGCATTTCCCTGAAGAATATTCAGGATCTTTTTGTCTGTACTGTCCATACGTCTCTGCCGCCTCCTGCCGATTGCAGCAATCCGGTATCTGAACGGTTACTGCCAATTCACTTTGTCCATTATAAATCTTTCCCTGGACCTTGTCCATCTATTTTCCCTATGACAAAGCGGCTGTTTTAATATTTTAAGAAAATATGGAATATTTCTTTCATTATAAAAGTCATACACTCCATATACCTTTTTCCCTCCATGTTCTTTTCGGTTTATGGCTGTTAGAATATAGACAGTAACAAAAAACCACTCTCAGGAGGTATTCATCATGGAAAACATCAATTTACCGATCACAGGAATCTGTTCCTTTGCCAAATATCCAATCTGTACTGACCTTGACACTCTGGATGCTGATATCGCCGTTCTCGGTGTCCCCTATGACCAGGGAGCTGCCTGGTACGGAGGCCAGCGGCTGGCACCCAGGGCGATCCGCAATATCTCCACTGCCTATGCAAGGGGCGAAACAGGATTCTATGACCCTGAGGAGAATGCCTATCTCCTGGCTGCCCCCATCAGAGTGGCTGACTGCGGTGATGCGGATATGCTCCACGGTGACCGGGAATACTGCTTCTCTTCTATAGAAGAAAGTGTGCGCAGAATACTGAAACGCGGTGCAGCCCCTGCCATTATAGGTGGTGATCATTCCATCTCGATCCCTGTGGCAAGGGCGCTGGAGGAACTGGGGGAAACTATCCATATTGTCCAGTTTGATGCCCATCTGGATTTTGCCATGTCAAGGGGACCTCAGAAATACGGGAACGGCAGCCCTGTCCGCAGAATGAGTGAAATGTCCCATATTGGCAATATCGTTCAAATCGGCATGCGAGGTCTGGGCAGCAGCTCCCGCCGGGACTGGGCAGACGCCAGAAGCGCAAATACTGTGATCACTGCAAAGGAGTTCCATCGTCTTGGCACAGAAAAAGTCCTGGAACAGATTCCTTCAGGAAAAACCTTTATCACCTTTGATATTGACGCATATGACTTATCCCTCATGCCTGCCACAGCAGCCCCTTCCCCCGGAGGCCTTCTTTATGACGAGACCTGTGAACTGCTGTCCGGAATTTGTGCCAAAACAGACGTCATAGGCTTCGATATGGTAGAAACCGCACCCTCTTATGACACCCCGGCCACTACAGGATGCCGGCTGGCAGCGCTGACCATGCTGCACATTATGGGGCAGATGACGAAAAAAACACTGGCGTAATCTTCCTCCATTGATTATAATGGTTCAAAACGAACACATTACATTCCAGATTGGAGGAAATGCTTATGCTTCATTCCAGTTATTATCTTCAGCAGCTCAGAGACATTCTATATATTGCGCCCGTTGTGCTGCTTGCCATTATGGGGCATGAATTTGCACATGGCTGGGTTTCAGACCGTCTGGGTGATCCGACTCCCCGTATGGATGGCCGTCTTACCCTGAACCCACTGAAACATCTGGATCCCTTTGGCACCCTGTGCCTGATCTTTTTCAAAATGGGCTGGGCAAAACCTGTGAGGATCAATACCCGCTATTACAAGAACCGCAAATCCGGTATCATTATGGTTTCCCTGGCGGGGCCTTTCATGAATTTCATACTGGCCTTCCTTTCCCTGCTCCTTTACGGCCTTCTCGGAAAATATGGCAGTGCTGCCTCCGCATCCGTTTCCGTATTTCTCCGGCTCTTTTCCTATTCGGCAGTTATGAACATTGGCCTTGGGGTATTTAACCTGATTCCCATACCGCCTCTGGACGGCTCCAATGTCCTGGCCGAACTGTGGCCGGGCGTTTCCGCCTTTTATCAGCGCATACGCCCCTACCGAACCTGGATTTTGGTCATTCTGCTGGCAAGCGGTGCTTTAAGCAGGCCTCTTGGCACAGCCAATACCCATATTCTCAACTCTCTCTGGGGAATTGTAAAACTGCTTCTGAATCTCAATCCGTATATGCCCAACACAGGTGTATCCATATAACGGCAAACGGGGGGTCCGGTTTATTTGGCTCCCCGCTCTTATCCCGTTTTTTCCCACACTTCTGTATTTTACACGGTCACATTCCCGGTACACTCTTTCTTTTCCGGAAACAAATGTCCGAAGATCCATCTTACAAAGGGTCCCGCAAAAAATATCTGCCAGCAAAATGCCATAGGAAAATTCATAACCGTTGTCTGGATCCATTTGGCTATTACCTGGGAATCCACTCCTTTAAAAAGAAGGGTGGCTATAAGGCTCATAAGAGGGCACATGATACACACAGTCATAGCTGATACGGCAAGGATCACCGCGGTCATCCGGTCCTCTCCCGGCGTCACAATGCGAAAAGCCAGTTTTTTTGCCAGCGGTCCCGCTATGAACATCTCCAGCAGAAATCCTGCGATCCCCATAACAACCAGTTCCCCAAACGCCATGACAAA includes the following:
- a CDS encoding Lrp/AsnC family transcriptional regulator; this encodes MDSTDKKILNILQGNARISMKELGTLVGLTSPAVTERVRRLEEEGIIEGYRTIIKRGKIQKGMAAFINMEIPSSSWQKLARYCQDSPYVLELYHTIGVYGATMKVFVPDTGQFEGLLGELGKFGNTVSSVILSSKFSKKELPE
- a CDS encoding DUF2798 domain-containing protein; protein product: MPKTKFQDIIFTLIMVVVMVYALVVYNIALDRGGLTNEVFVMAFGELVVMGIAGFLLEMFIAGPLAKKLAFRIVTPGEDRMTAVILAVSAMTVCIMCPLMSLIATLLFKGVDSQVIAKWIQTTVMNFPMAFCWQIFFAGPFVRWIFGHLFPEKKECTGNVTV
- a CDS encoding site-2 protease family protein gives rise to the protein MLHSSYYLQQLRDILYIAPVVLLAIMGHEFAHGWVSDRLGDPTPRMDGRLTLNPLKHLDPFGTLCLIFFKMGWAKPVRINTRYYKNRKSGIIMVSLAGPFMNFILAFLSLLLYGLLGKYGSAASASVSVFLRLFSYSAVMNIGLGVFNLIPIPPLDGSNVLAELWPGVSAFYQRIRPYRTWILVILLASGALSRPLGTANTHILNSLWGIVKLLLNLNPYMPNTGVSI
- a CDS encoding agmatinase, with product MENINLPITGICSFAKYPICTDLDTLDADIAVLGVPYDQGAAWYGGQRLAPRAIRNISTAYARGETGFYDPEENAYLLAAPIRVADCGDADMLHGDREYCFSSIEESVRRILKRGAAPAIIGGDHSISIPVARALEELGETIHIVQFDAHLDFAMSRGPQKYGNGSPVRRMSEMSHIGNIVQIGMRGLGSSSRRDWADARSANTVITAKEFHRLGTEKVLEQIPSGKTFITFDIDAYDLSLMPATAAPSPGGLLYDETCELLSGICAKTDVIGFDMVETAPSYDTPATTGCRLAALTMLHIMGQMTKKTLA
- a CDS encoding fumarylacetoacetate hydrolase family protein; its protein translation is MKLLTYKLQGDNKERLGMMCSFAFHRFIPIEDLGLHFRDMNDLIENMTREQRGILEHACEKPNKRLLCYEDVVRCAPIPHPKQDIICLGMNFMDHAVESTRFKKEEFNQDRPYAVYFSKRVNEATPDGGTIPSYPGLVDSLDYEAELAVIIGKEAKNVKKEDAFDYVFGYTVINDVSARNVQTRHKQWYFGKSLDGFTPMGPFIVTEDDIPRPPKLAIKSRVNEVLRQNSSTDMFIFDIPHVIAELSAGMTLKPGTIISMGTPAGVGMGMIPPRFLNPGDVVECGIEGIGCIRNPIV